In a genomic window of Elusimicrobiota bacterium:
- a CDS encoding TRAP transporter small permease subunit, producing MLARLIRVEKALLVFLLSAIVALSFLQVLMRQLFASGLLWADTLVRHLVLWVGFLGAALATAEGKHFAWETPSSERKNRFSIPTELIQLVTAAVTFLLFKASWDFLRDERASGATLFHLGSLDVPGWLLLSVIPLGFLLVFLHTVLRAFALRKSR from the coding sequence ATGCTGGCCCGCCTGATCCGCGTCGAAAAAGCCCTGCTGGTGTTTCTCCTTTCGGCCATCGTGGCGCTCTCCTTCCTCCAGGTGCTCATGAGACAGCTCTTTGCCAGCGGTTTGCTTTGGGCCGACACCTTGGTGCGCCACCTCGTGCTCTGGGTGGGCTTTCTGGGCGCGGCCCTAGCCACGGCCGAGGGCAAACACTTCGCCTGGGAAACCCCGAGCTCCGAGCGAAAGAACCGCTTCTCCATCCCGACCGAGCTCATCCAGCTCGTGACGGCCGCCGTGACTTTCCTCCTATTCAAGGCTTCATGGGATTTCCTGCGCGACGAGCGCGCCTCCGGGGCGACTCTTTTTCATTTGGGGAGCCTCGACGTTCCCGGCTGGCTCCTGCTTTCGGTGATTCCCCTGGGTTTCCTGCTGGTATTTTTGCACACCGTCCTGCGCGCCTTCGCCTTGCGGAAATCAAGATGA
- a CDS encoding TIGR00730 family Rossman fold protein — translation MNMKKDDPEITVSQKEALIQRIKSSRAYLKAYEDNEFLRKKDLRPVRLQLELLKPELILREHKIRSTIVVFGSARLISRQEAQEQVDAAKRKLPADPKNRELRRRLDLAYQRLKQSRYYEEARRFAALISRAQRADKSLEFVIVTGGGPGIMEAANRGAFETGFKSIGLNITLPHEQDPNPYITPDLSFQFHYFSLRKMHFMMRAKALVAFPGGYGTLDELFETLTLVQTGKKRPLPIVLFGREFWNRLIDFKFLAEQGMISWEDTKLFAVVEKAEEGWDYIRRFWNDKKEAA, via the coding sequence ATGAACATGAAAAAAGACGACCCCGAAATCACCGTTTCCCAAAAGGAGGCCTTGATCCAGCGCATCAAGTCCTCCAGGGCCTATCTCAAGGCCTACGAGGACAACGAATTCCTGCGCAAGAAGGACCTGCGCCCCGTGCGCCTGCAATTGGAGCTCTTGAAGCCCGAACTGATCCTGCGCGAGCACAAGATCCGGTCCACCATAGTGGTGTTCGGCTCGGCCCGGCTGATCTCGAGGCAGGAAGCCCAAGAGCAGGTGGACGCGGCCAAGCGGAAGCTTCCGGCCGATCCCAAGAACCGGGAGCTTCGGCGGCGCCTCGACCTGGCCTACCAGCGCTTGAAGCAATCGCGCTACTACGAGGAGGCCCGGCGCTTCGCGGCCCTCATCTCACGGGCCCAGCGGGCCGACAAGAGCCTGGAGTTTGTGATCGTCACCGGCGGAGGGCCTGGAATCATGGAGGCGGCCAACCGGGGAGCCTTCGAGACGGGGTTCAAGAGCATCGGCCTCAACATCACCTTGCCCCACGAACAGGATCCCAACCCCTACATCACCCCGGACCTGAGCTTCCAGTTCCATTACTTCTCCCTGCGCAAGATGCATTTCATGATGCGGGCCAAGGCCCTGGTGGCCTTCCCGGGAGGCTATGGAACCCTGGACGAGCTTTTCGAGACTTTGACCTTGGTCCAGACCGGCAAGAAAAGGCCGCTGCCGATCGTTCTGTTCGGCCGGGAGTTCTGGAACCGCCTCATAGACTTCAAGTTCTTGGCCGAGCAGGGAATGATTTCCTGGGAGGACACGAAGCTCTTCGCGGTGGTGGAGAAGGCCGAGGAGGGCTGGGACTACATCCGCCGGTTTTGGAACGACAAGAAGGAGGCCGCTTGA
- a CDS encoding TRAP transporter large permease subunit codes for MTILVAAAALALAFLGTPIFALLGGIALLLFRSAGIESSAVIIELARLAALPSLVAVPLFTFAGYVLAESRAPQRVVALAEALFGWMPGGVAVAGLAACALFTAFTGASGVTIIALGGLIYPLLRRQGYPESFSLGLVSTTGSLGLLFPPSLPIILYALVGKISVDKLFAAAAVPGLVLLAALGIYAMAVAARHKVPRPPFSVKALLQAARAALWEIPLPFLIVGGIYSGKFTASEAAAVMAFYVLVVETLMYKDLDFKNIPGIMVRSQILVGAILIVLGTALGLTNYLIDAEVPGRLFKFLSAHIRHPWGFLALLNVFLLVVNMVEIFSAIIIVVPIIVPVALKYHIDPVHLGALFLLNLEIGYMTPPLGLNLFLASRRFERPLPVLYRAVLPFWALLLGVLALVTYVPNLSLWLPRTLKIQ; via the coding sequence ATGACGATCCTTGTCGCCGCCGCGGCCCTGGCGCTGGCCTTCCTGGGCACTCCCATCTTCGCGCTCCTGGGGGGAATAGCCCTCCTTCTTTTTAGGAGCGCGGGGATCGAATCATCGGCCGTGATCATCGAGCTCGCGCGGCTGGCGGCCCTGCCGTCCTTGGTCGCAGTACCCCTCTTCACCTTCGCGGGCTACGTCCTGGCCGAGAGCCGGGCGCCGCAGAGGGTCGTGGCCTTGGCCGAGGCCTTGTTCGGCTGGATGCCGGGAGGCGTGGCCGTGGCGGGCCTGGCGGCCTGCGCCCTTTTCACGGCTTTCACCGGCGCCTCGGGCGTGACCATTATCGCCTTGGGCGGGCTGATCTATCCTCTCCTGCGCCGGCAGGGCTACCCAGAGAGCTTTTCCCTGGGGCTGGTGAGCACCACGGGAAGCCTGGGGCTCCTTTTTCCCCCGAGCCTTCCCATCATCCTCTACGCTTTGGTGGGGAAGATCTCGGTGGACAAGCTCTTCGCGGCCGCCGCCGTTCCGGGCCTCGTACTCCTTGCGGCACTCGGTATTTACGCCATGGCCGTGGCCGCGCGCCACAAGGTTCCTCGCCCGCCTTTCTCCGTGAAGGCCCTGCTCCAGGCCGCGCGCGCAGCCCTCTGGGAGATCCCGCTGCCTTTCCTCATAGTGGGGGGCATCTACAGCGGCAAATTCACGGCCTCGGAGGCAGCCGCCGTCATGGCATTTTACGTCCTGGTCGTAGAAACGCTGATGTACAAGGACCTGGACTTCAAGAACATCCCCGGGATCATGGTGAGAAGCCAAATATTGGTGGGAGCCATCCTTATCGTTCTCGGCACGGCCCTGGGGCTCACCAACTACCTCATAGACGCGGAGGTCCCCGGCCGGCTTTTCAAGTTCCTGAGCGCCCATATCCGCCACCCCTGGGGCTTTCTCGCTTTGCTCAATGTCTTCCTGCTCGTCGTCAACATGGTCGAGATTTTCTCGGCCATCATCATCGTGGTGCCCATCATAGTTCCCGTGGCCCTGAAGTACCACATCGATCCGGTGCACCTGGGGGCGCTGTTCCTGCTCAACCTCGAAATCGGCTACATGACCCCGCCCTTGGGCCTCAATTTATTCCTCGCCAGCCGGCGCTTCGAGCGCCCCTTGCCGGTCCTTTACCGCGCCGTGCTCCCGTTTTGGGCCCTGCTCCTCGGCGTCCTGGCCCTGGTCACCTACGTGCCCAATCTCAGCCTATGGCTTCCTCGAACCCTGAAAATCCAATGA
- the metF gene encoding methylenetetrahydrofolate reductase [NAD(P)H] produces MRIPELFRQGGPVFSFEFFLPKAPEDMEGFLQSVRRLKELRPSFVTLTYGAGGSAREKTVETAGRIKAEIGIETACHLTCITHTRAEIIQILDRLEALGIENIVALRGDPPNGQAVPPPQERELAYAGDLVAAVKRRGGFSLAVAGYPETHPEASSPEDDLRRLRAKVRAGGDWVITQLFFDNRDYFDFVRRARAAGVQAPIVPGIMPVTGYAQLKRFTNLCKAKLPPEMTARLEDIQNDPEAVIAYGIEHASRQCLELLEGGAPGIHFYTLNRSRSTAEILSRLRQNL; encoded by the coding sequence ATGAGGATTCCGGAGCTATTCCGCCAGGGCGGACCCGTATTCTCCTTTGAGTTCTTCCTTCCCAAGGCCCCTGAGGACATGGAAGGCTTCCTGCAAAGCGTGCGCCGGCTCAAGGAACTGCGCCCATCCTTCGTCACCTTGACCTACGGGGCGGGGGGATCGGCCCGCGAGAAAACGGTCGAGACTGCGGGCCGCATCAAGGCCGAGATCGGAATAGAGACGGCCTGCCACCTTACCTGCATCACCCATACCCGGGCCGAGATCATCCAAATCCTGGACCGCCTGGAGGCATTGGGCATCGAGAACATCGTGGCCCTGCGCGGGGACCCCCCGAACGGCCAGGCCGTCCCGCCGCCGCAAGAGCGGGAGCTTGCCTACGCCGGGGATCTCGTGGCCGCGGTCAAGAGACGGGGGGGCTTTAGTCTCGCGGTGGCGGGATATCCGGAGACCCACCCGGAGGCCTCCTCTCCGGAGGACGACTTGAGAAGGCTCCGCGCCAAGGTGCGAGCCGGAGGCGACTGGGTCATCACCCAGCTATTCTTCGACAATCGGGACTACTTCGACTTCGTGCGCCGCGCGCGCGCGGCCGGCGTCCAAGCACCGATAGTGCCGGGGATCATGCCCGTGACGGGCTACGCCCAGCTTAAGCGCTTCACCAACCTGTGCAAGGCGAAGCTCCCGCCGGAGATGACCGCCCGCCTCGAGGATATCCAGAACGACCCAGAGGCCGTCATCGCCTACGGCATCGAGCACGCCAGCCGCCAATGCCTCGAGCTATTGGAGGGGGGTGCCCCCGGCATCCACTTCTACACCCTCAACCGCTCCCGCTCCACCGCCGAAATCCTATCCCGTCTGCGTCAAAATCTATAG
- a CDS encoding NAD(P)/FAD-dependent oxidoreductase translates to MTRVDVAVVGAGAVGLAVARRLAGPGREVVVLERHERQGLETSSRSSEVIHAGLYYPRSSLKARLCLSGRLQLYELCSRHDLFCRKTGKLVAACDPSEVSELKSLLRRGLENGVEGLRILEPGEITRLAPGVSAAAALWSPESGIFDSEELMRFYLGQARDRGALFLWKAELLRVERESGGYRLQVSGEAEPILARTVVNAAGLGADKVAALAGIDPDAAGYRLRYLKGEYFNLRRKLPLETLVYPIPEAHGLGIHLTLDRLGRQRLGPNAFPTPGLDYSVEPSHKESFWRAARRYLPELRLEDLVPGTAGIRPKLSDDGSFRDFVLAEESSRGLPGWVNLIGIDSPGLTASPAIADEVANLLMYDAE, encoded by the coding sequence ATGACCCGCGTCGACGTCGCGGTCGTGGGCGCGGGGGCCGTGGGCCTGGCCGTGGCCCGGCGCCTGGCCGGCCCCGGGCGGGAAGTGGTGGTCCTGGAACGCCATGAAAGGCAGGGCCTTGAGACCTCGAGCCGGAGCTCCGAGGTGATCCACGCCGGGCTCTATTACCCGCGCTCGAGCCTCAAGGCCAGGCTCTGCCTGAGCGGCCGCCTCCAACTCTACGAGCTATGCTCCCGCCACGATCTCTTCTGCCGCAAGACGGGCAAGCTCGTGGCGGCCTGCGATCCTTCGGAGGTTTCCGAGCTCAAGAGCCTCCTTCGCCGCGGACTTGAAAACGGGGTCGAGGGCTTGAGAATCCTGGAGCCGGGGGAGATCACGCGCCTGGCCCCGGGAGTCTCGGCCGCGGCGGCGCTATGGTCCCCCGAGTCCGGGATTTTCGACTCGGAGGAGCTGATGCGCTTCTACCTGGGCCAGGCCCGGGACCGCGGCGCCTTATTTCTGTGGAAGGCCGAGCTTCTGCGCGTCGAGCGCGAGAGCGGCGGCTACCGCCTCCAAGTCTCGGGAGAGGCAGAGCCGATCCTGGCGCGCACGGTGGTCAACGCCGCGGGGCTCGGGGCGGACAAGGTCGCGGCCCTGGCCGGGATAGACCCCGATGCGGCCGGGTACCGCCTGCGCTACCTCAAGGGGGAATATTTCAACCTGCGCCGCAAGCTTCCCCTAGAGACCTTGGTCTATCCCATTCCCGAAGCCCACGGCCTTGGAATTCATCTTACCTTGGATAGGCTCGGCCGGCAGCGCCTGGGCCCGAACGCTTTCCCAACGCCTGGCTTGGACTACTCGGTGGAGCCCTCCCACAAGGAGTCCTTTTGGCGGGCGGCCCGGCGCTACCTGCCGGAGCTGCGTCTAGAGGACCTGGTTCCGGGCACGGCCGGAATCCGGCCCAAGCTTTCCGATGACGGCAGCTTCCGCGACTTCGTGCTCGCCGAGGAATCCTCCCGCGGCCTTCCCGGCTGGGTGAATCTGATCGGGATCGACTCCCCCGGGCTTACCGCCAGCCCCGCGATCGCCGATGAAGTGGCCAATTTGCTAATGTATGACGCCGAATGA
- the dctP gene encoding TRAP transporter substrate-binding protein DctP, which produces MITFKSRLPRALFLGCLLQALAGPARAAAKHVKFATLAPEGSTWMKVMSELNAELREKTGGALALKMYPGGVSGDEKDVVKKIRINQLHAAGFTGVGLGEISPEVRVLDSPWLFQNVQEVDHVHKLFDPDFQAAVRKGGYRLLGWVDLGSVYLFSKKPIRGPEDMKQAKMWVWEGDPIAQAAYGAIGVSPIPLSVVDVLSSLQTGMIDAVYGPPMGVLALQWFTRTKYIYPVPMAYATGAVLISNKFFDGQLSEAEQKTLLEISAKHLKRLNQLSREENDQALKSLQKQGLVLSGKPSPDTLELYQELGKKARQELAGRLYSAQLLKKVEKSLEKLRAGKNGKNESTSR; this is translated from the coding sequence ATGATTACTTTTAAGTCGAGGCTGCCGCGGGCGCTTTTTCTGGGATGCCTACTGCAGGCCTTGGCGGGCCCGGCCCGGGCCGCGGCCAAGCACGTCAAGTTCGCGACCTTGGCTCCAGAGGGCTCGACATGGATGAAGGTGATGTCCGAGCTCAACGCCGAGCTGCGGGAGAAGACCGGCGGCGCGCTCGCCCTGAAGATGTATCCCGGAGGCGTCTCCGGCGACGAGAAGGACGTGGTCAAGAAAATCCGCATCAACCAGCTTCACGCCGCGGGATTCACCGGCGTGGGCTTGGGCGAGATCTCCCCCGAGGTGCGCGTGCTCGACTCGCCTTGGCTTTTCCAAAACGTCCAGGAAGTGGACCATGTCCACAAGCTTTTCGACCCGGACTTCCAGGCGGCGGTCCGGAAGGGAGGCTACCGGCTCCTGGGCTGGGTGGACCTGGGCTCTGTCTACCTCTTCAGCAAGAAGCCGATCCGGGGACCGGAGGACATGAAGCAGGCCAAAATGTGGGTGTGGGAGGGCGACCCCATCGCCCAGGCCGCTTACGGCGCCATCGGGGTGAGCCCCATACCGCTTTCCGTGGTGGATGTCCTGTCCTCCCTGCAAACGGGGATGATCGATGCGGTTTATGGCCCGCCCATGGGGGTCTTGGCCCTTCAGTGGTTTACCCGGACGAAATACATCTATCCCGTGCCCATGGCCTACGCCACCGGGGCCGTCCTGATCTCCAACAAGTTCTTCGATGGCCAGCTCTCCGAGGCCGAGCAGAAGACTCTCCTCGAAATCAGCGCCAAGCACCTCAAGCGCTTAAACCAGCTCTCCCGCGAGGAAAACGACCAGGCTCTCAAATCCCTGCAGAAGCAGGGTCTCGTTCTTTCGGGAAAGCCATCCCCCGATACCCTCGAGCTCTACCAAGAGCTTGGCAAGAAAGCCCGCCAGGAACTGGCGGGCAGGCTCTACTCGGCGCAACTCCTTAAAAAAGTGGAGAAGTCCTTGGAAAAATTGCGCGCCGGTAAAAACGGGAAAAACGAGTCCACGAGCCGCTAG
- a CDS encoding BamA/TamA family outer membrane protein, which translates to MLGQTGRLAWLAAALSWAPAAGAQPSDAVSDVRVERLNVFDPRVPGENWWPFRIANKIHFISKESVLRRELLLGPGDRWDKLKALESERNMRFLGFFRKAEVRPERRPDGKLDLAVYTQDAWTTNVFVSAGTEGGENFFTYGASEDNLLGYGKSIGFSHSQVGSKISNDLRYSDPRFLGSRVRLSPFYTQSQHGDSVGIELARPFFSVDTPYAGSFSASRTNAENQLFQNASESTKFLRSSRQASASLGMRLGRDPRLVQRGEVGWEYQRDRFSELPQTAPGTLPANREFSGPALRYSWVQPRYVKETYINKMERVEDFNMGNELSSVFWFQGEYTGSTRDRWLVNVADQQGLSLSEGRFLLGQAGMSGRVAQGRWENSLLYGSLNLFWKTQHRLAQTWVAHLEGNFGHNLDSDAQMVLGGNTGLRGYKNNSFTGAKSALLNLENRFFLPGEYLHLLRFGGVVFFDSGVVLPQAGGYSLARFKSDVGVGLRMSSTRSQSGGVIRIDLAYALNRGPGPSRWVVSVRGQQAFQIFNSTSRGISQGPGSKLGPVK; encoded by the coding sequence GTGCTAGGTCAGACAGGGAGGCTGGCCTGGCTGGCGGCGGCCCTGTCTTGGGCCCCCGCGGCCGGGGCCCAGCCCTCGGATGCCGTCAGCGACGTCCGCGTGGAGCGCCTCAACGTCTTCGATCCGAGAGTACCGGGCGAGAATTGGTGGCCGTTCCGGATAGCCAACAAAATCCATTTCATCTCCAAAGAATCCGTGCTCCGGCGCGAGCTTCTCCTTGGGCCGGGGGACCGCTGGGACAAGCTTAAAGCCCTGGAGTCCGAGCGCAATATGCGCTTCCTGGGATTCTTCCGGAAAGCCGAGGTCCGCCCCGAGCGCCGGCCAGACGGCAAGCTCGACTTGGCGGTCTACACCCAGGACGCATGGACCACCAACGTCTTCGTTTCCGCGGGGACCGAGGGAGGGGAGAACTTCTTTACCTACGGCGCCTCGGAGGACAACCTCCTGGGCTATGGAAAATCCATCGGCTTCTCACACTCCCAGGTAGGATCCAAGATCAGCAACGACCTGCGCTACAGCGATCCGCGCTTCCTGGGCTCGCGCGTGCGCCTCTCTCCTTTTTATACCCAATCCCAGCACGGCGACTCCGTGGGAATCGAGCTCGCAAGGCCCTTCTTTTCCGTGGACACCCCCTACGCGGGCTCCTTCTCTGCCTCCCGCACCAACGCCGAGAACCAGCTCTTCCAAAACGCCTCGGAAAGCACCAAATTCCTCCGGAGCTCGCGCCAGGCCTCAGCGAGCCTGGGCATGCGGTTGGGGCGAGACCCCCGGCTCGTCCAAAGGGGGGAGGTCGGCTGGGAATATCAGCGGGACCGGTTCTCGGAGCTGCCCCAGACCGCGCCCGGGACTTTGCCCGCCAACCGCGAATTCTCCGGGCCGGCCCTGCGCTATTCCTGGGTCCAGCCGCGCTACGTCAAGGAAACCTACATCAACAAGATGGAGCGGGTCGAGGATTTCAACATGGGAAACGAGCTCTCGAGCGTGTTTTGGTTCCAAGGCGAATACACCGGCTCGACCCGGGACCGTTGGCTGGTCAATGTCGCCGACCAGCAAGGGCTCTCCCTCTCCGAGGGTCGGTTCCTGCTGGGCCAGGCGGGCATGAGCGGCAGGGTCGCGCAAGGACGCTGGGAAAACAGCCTTCTCTACGGCAGCCTCAACTTGTTTTGGAAGACCCAGCACCGCCTGGCCCAGACCTGGGTGGCGCACCTCGAGGGCAACTTCGGGCACAACCTGGACTCCGACGCGCAAATGGTCCTGGGCGGAAACACCGGCCTGCGCGGCTACAAAAACAACAGCTTCACCGGAGCCAAATCGGCTCTCCTCAACCTCGAGAACCGATTCTTTCTCCCCGGGGAATACCTGCACCTCCTGCGCTTCGGGGGCGTGGTCTTCTTCGACTCGGGAGTGGTGCTGCCCCAAGCAGGCGGCTACTCCCTGGCGCGGTTCAAGTCCGACGTCGGAGTCGGCCTGCGCATGAGCTCGACGCGCTCCCAGAGCGGCGGAGTGATCCGAATTGATCTGGCCTACGCCTTGAACCGCGGCCCGGGCCCCTCGCGCTGGGTCGTCTCGGTGCGCGGCCAGCAGGCCTTCCAGATATTCAACAGCACCAGCCGCGGCATCAGCCAAGGCCCCGGCTCCAAGTTAGGCCCTGTCAAGTAA
- a CDS encoding tetratricopeptide repeat protein — MSGRKTLAVSAAFLWPLLTAHAAGSLEAKASLQRAEELFLKGDWSRTLKAASEPGAMGVYPEQAGALRARTLAALGSQEESANEARQVLARLQGASLGNLGAGERVLQASMLLILGQPQEALANFNAALSLDKKSAAALEGRARAWRALGKPAEAVKDLDALIARNPGVPLYFYHRAYARRELGQYPAGVADITQILRRNRNFYPAYGLLGEVFALQGDKKRAAQAFGKALEINPDYSFAYLGRAALAIAAGSEEEAFKNFALAVRSDMAGYAPYYNRGEAYWRRGSKDEAARDYKKALEAAGVPPEAVLVMGERLAALKLFEEAARAFGRGLSAPATKLKARAFLGRGRASLALGRQEAALADFNEGIALEPKNAELRLARGACYANADRGREALDDFNAALEADPKSAEAYSRRGAYFAAAGRPEEALSDVQAAAALESGNPQYQLRLGMLYLKVRRFNKAVEALSSALASDVPASWILESRAAAYAQLGDKKRALEDLHTALEADPQQASLYKAVGQAHLLSHDYEAAARAMSQALELNPKSAAAFLGRGKAEAASGELKKALRDFSQAARLAPRSAEALAALCQVRRFLKEPRKAVEQCGRAAEADPSYAPAYLQRALAHLALKEYPQAIEDVDSAVGLGLKSPEGYLAQAVAHAAMRQYRQAHKEYLVALQLHPGVRSPEIGFGPAAGRDDDFYNAIWDLEKTLKADDSNPYVHVLKGDALHNAELYDKAVLEYTRAMDLDGTIADAYSGRALCQASLESLEDAQQDALKAMELNRDDFQLHVQLANILTLKQVYPEALAEIRKAIRLNPKGSQAFLRAGNIYYFQKDFRRALDNYELAVKYDPDNPVTLNGLGLGFFALRRYPEALEAFSRAIAANPNMDRPYRNRGSTYVNMRAFANAAADYKIASLANTDPSMAAEYQRLIEDSLGMLE, encoded by the coding sequence ATGTCCGGACGAAAAACGCTTGCTGTAAGCGCGGCTTTTCTGTGGCCCCTTCTTACGGCTCATGCCGCGGGCTCGCTCGAAGCCAAAGCCTCCCTCCAGCGGGCGGAAGAGCTCTTCCTCAAGGGCGACTGGAGCCGGACCCTCAAGGCCGCAAGCGAGCCCGGCGCCATGGGCGTCTATCCCGAGCAGGCGGGGGCCTTGCGCGCCCGGACTTTGGCGGCCTTAGGCTCCCAGGAAGAGTCAGCCAACGAGGCGCGCCAAGTTCTCGCCCGGCTCCAAGGCGCTTCCTTGGGCAATCTCGGCGCGGGGGAACGCGTCCTTCAGGCAAGCATGCTCCTGATCCTCGGCCAGCCCCAGGAGGCTTTGGCCAACTTCAACGCGGCCCTCTCCCTCGACAAGAAGTCCGCGGCGGCGCTCGAGGGCCGGGCCCGGGCCTGGCGGGCCCTCGGCAAGCCCGCCGAGGCGGTGAAGGACCTCGACGCTTTGATCGCGCGAAATCCCGGCGTCCCGCTCTATTTCTACCACCGGGCCTACGCCCGCCGGGAGCTGGGCCAATATCCAGCCGGCGTGGCGGACATCACGCAAATCCTGCGGCGCAACCGAAATTTCTACCCCGCCTACGGCCTCTTGGGAGAAGTCTTCGCCCTCCAGGGAGACAAGAAGAGGGCCGCGCAGGCCTTCGGCAAGGCCTTGGAGATCAACCCCGATTACTCCTTCGCCTACCTTGGCCGGGCGGCGCTGGCAATCGCCGCCGGTTCTGAGGAGGAGGCCTTCAAGAACTTCGCCTTGGCCGTGCGTTCGGACATGGCGGGCTACGCTCCCTATTACAACAGGGGCGAGGCCTATTGGAGGCGCGGCAGCAAGGACGAGGCGGCGCGGGATTACAAAAAGGCCTTGGAGGCTGCCGGGGTCCCTCCGGAAGCCGTCCTCGTCATGGGCGAGCGCCTAGCGGCGCTGAAGCTCTTCGAGGAGGCGGCCCGGGCCTTCGGGCGAGGCTTGTCGGCGCCCGCCACCAAGCTCAAGGCCCGGGCCTTCCTCGGCCGCGGCCGGGCCTCTTTGGCCCTTGGCCGCCAAGAGGCCGCCTTGGCCGATTTCAACGAAGGAATCGCGCTCGAGCCCAAGAATGCGGAGCTGAGGCTTGCCCGCGGGGCCTGCTACGCCAACGCGGACAGAGGCCGGGAAGCCCTCGACGACTTCAACGCGGCCCTCGAGGCCGATCCCAAGTCCGCCGAGGCTTACAGCCGCCGCGGCGCCTATTTCGCGGCCGCGGGAAGGCCTGAGGAGGCCTTGAGCGACGTCCAAGCCGCGGCCGCTCTTGAGTCCGGCAATCCCCAATACCAACTGCGCCTGGGCATGCTTTATCTGAAGGTCAGACGCTTCAATAAGGCCGTGGAGGCCCTGAGTTCGGCGTTGGCCTCGGACGTCCCCGCCTCCTGGATCTTGGAGTCCCGCGCCGCGGCCTATGCGCAGCTCGGCGACAAGAAGAGGGCCCTCGAGGACCTCCACACGGCCCTCGAGGCCGACCCCCAACAGGCCTCGCTCTACAAGGCCGTGGGCCAAGCGCATCTGCTCAGCCACGACTACGAGGCCGCGGCGCGGGCCATGAGCCAGGCCTTGGAGCTCAACCCCAAGAGCGCCGCCGCCTTCCTCGGCCGCGGCAAAGCCGAGGCCGCCTCGGGCGAGCTCAAAAAAGCCCTGCGCGATTTCAGCCAAGCCGCGCGCCTGGCACCCCGCTCCGCGGAGGCCCTTGCCGCCCTCTGCCAGGTCCGGCGCTTCCTCAAAGAACCTCGCAAGGCCGTGGAGCAATGCGGCCGCGCCGCCGAGGCCGACCCGTCCTACGCCCCGGCCTATCTGCAAAGGGCCCTGGCCCATCTCGCGCTCAAGGAATATCCGCAGGCGATCGAGGACGTGGACTCCGCGGTCGGCCTGGGGCTCAAAAGTCCGGAGGGTTATCTCGCCCAGGCGGTCGCGCACGCGGCCATGCGCCAATACCGACAGGCGCACAAGGAGTACCTGGTGGCCCTCCAGCTCCACCCTGGAGTGCGCTCGCCGGAGATCGGCTTCGGCCCGGCCGCGGGCCGCGACGACGACTTCTACAACGCGATCTGGGACCTCGAGAAGACCCTCAAGGCCGACGACTCCAACCCCTACGTGCACGTGCTCAAGGGCGACGCCCTGCACAACGCGGAGCTCTACGACAAGGCGGTCTTGGAATACACCAGGGCCATGGATCTGGACGGGACAATCGCCGACGCCTATTCAGGACGCGCCCTCTGCCAGGCCTCCCTCGAGTCCCTCGAGGACGCCCAGCAGGACGCGCTCAAGGCCATGGAGCTGAACCGAGACGATTTCCAGCTCCACGTCCAACTGGCCAACATCCTGACCTTGAAGCAGGTCTACCCGGAGGCCCTGGCGGAGATACGCAAGGCCATACGCCTCAACCCCAAGGGAAGCCAGGCCTTCCTGCGCGCGGGGAACATCTATTACTTCCAGAAGGACTTCAGGCGCGCTCTCGACAATTACGAGCTCGCGGTGAAATACGACCCGGACAATCCCGTGACCCTGAACGGGCTCGGCCTCGGATTCTTCGCCCTGCGCCGCTATCCCGAGGCCTTGGAGGCCTTCAGCCGTGCCATCGCCGCCAACCCCAACATGGACCGCCCCTACCGCAACCGCGGCTCCACCTACGTTAACATGCGCGCCTTCGCCAACGCGGCGGCGGACTACAAGATCGCGAGCCTGGCCAACACCGACCCGTCCATGGCCGCCGAGTATCAAAGGCTTATTGAAGACAGCCTAGGAATGCTAGAATGA